A part of Brassica rapa cultivar Chiifu-401-42 chromosome A05, CAAS_Brap_v3.01, whole genome shotgun sequence genomic DNA contains:
- the LOC103867642 gene encoding glutamate receptor 3.5 isoform X1, producing MELLVVIRAVSMGFVLLCVSGLWFLPTEGAGRESFSRNSSSSSRPRSVNVGALFTYDSFIGRAAKPALMAAIDDVNADQSILRRTKLNIVFHDSNCSGFVGTMGALQVMENKVVAAIGPQSSGIGHIISHVANELHVPLLSFAATDPTLSSLQFPYFLRTTQNDYFQMNAIADFVSYFRWREVVAIFVDDEYGRNGISVLGDALAKKRAKISYKAAFTPGADNSSITDLLASVNLMESRIFVAHVNPDSGLNIFSAAKSLGMMGSGYVWIATDWLLTALDSAETMDPETMDLLQGVVAFRHYTPESNKKRRFKERWKSLRSKESSGGADGFNSYAMYAYDTVWLVARALEVFFSKGNTVTLSNDPNLRKTNDSNIKLSALNVFNEGERFLQVIHEMNYTGLTGQIEFDSEKNRKNPAYDILNINSRGPQRVGYWSNHTGFSAEPPETLYSKPPNTSAEHQRLKEIIWLGEVTKPPRGWVFPDNGEPLKIGVPDRVSYKNYVSKDNNSLGVKGYCIDIFEAAIQLLPYPVPRTYIVYGDGKRNPSYDNLISEVAANNFDVAVGDVTIVTNRTKFVDFTQPFMESGLVVVAPVKGAKSSPWSFLKPFTVEMWAVTGAFFLFVGAIIWILEHRFKEEFRGPPRRQIITVFWFSFSTMFFSQRENTVSTLGRFVLLIWLFVVLIINSSYTASLTSILTVQQLTSRIEGMDSLIASNEPIGVQDGAFAYKYLVNELNIPPSRIISLKDEEEYLSALQLGPRAGGVEAIVDELPYIKALLSNSNCKFRTVGPEFTRTGWGFAFQRDSPLAVDMSTAILQLSEEGKLENIRKKWLTYSHECLMQIADKENYQISVQSFWGLFLICGIVWFIVLTLFCWKVFWQCQRLRTEEEGDEVRVSEEASSSRSGRSLRAASFKDLIKVVDKREAEIKEMLKQKSSKKLKTSQSLGETP from the exons ATGGAACTTTTGGTCGTGATTAGAGCTGTTTCCATGGGATTTGTGCTCCTATGTGTATCTGGTTTGTGGTTTTTGCCAACGGAAGGTGCTGGTAGAGAAAGTTTTTCAAgaaactcttcttcttcctctcggcCACGCTCTGTCAACGTCGGTGCTCTCTTTACTTATGATTCTTTCATTGGAAGAGCAGCTAAACCGGCGTTGATGGCGGCCATTGACGATGTTAATGCTGATCAGAGTATTCTCAGGAGAACCAAGCTCAATATTGTTTTCCATGACTCAAACTGCAGTGGATTTGTTGGCACCATGGGAG CTTTGCAGGTAATGGAGAACAAGGTGGTTGCAGCCATAGGTCCACAATCTTCAGGAATTGGTCACATAATCTCCCATGTAGCTAATGAGCTCCATGTACCTCTCTTGTCATTCGCAGCAACTGACCCGACGCTTTCTTCGCTACAGTTCCCTTATTTCCTTCGAACCACACAGAACGACTACTTCCAGATGAATGCTATCGCGGATTTTGTATCTTATTTCCGGTGGAGAGAAGTTGTTGCGATCTTTGTTGATGATGAGTATGGTAGGAACGGGATATCTGTATTAGGCGATGCTTTAGCCAAGAAACGTGCCAAGATCTCTTACAAGGCTGCATTTACACCTGGTGCAGATAACAGCTCGATCACTGACTTATTGGCTTCTGTTAATCTGATGGAATCACGCATCTTTGTTGCTCACGTGAATCCTGATTCGGGTTTAAACATATTCTCTGCTGCCAAGTCTCTTGGAATGATGGGCAGTGGCTATGTCTGGATCGCTACTGATTGGCTTCTTACAGCTTTGGATTCTGCGGAAACAATGGACCCAGAAACTATGGATCTCTTGCAAGGAGTGGTTGCTTTTCGCCATTACACACCTGAGAGTAACAAGAAGAGACGGTTTAAAGAAAGATGGAAAAGCCTTAGATCCAAAGAGAGTTCAGGAGGTGCTGATGGCTTCAATTCTTATGCAATGTATGCTTATGATACCGTTTGGTTGGTAGCTCGTGCTCTTGAAGTTTTCTTCAGTAAAGGCAATACAGTGACTTTGTCCAATGATCCGAATCTGAGAAAAACCAACGATAGCAACATTAAGTTATCAGCACTCAACGTTTTCAATGAAGGCGAGAGATTCCTGCAAGTCATTCATGAGATGAATTACACAGGTCTGACCGGACAAATCGAGTTTGATTCAGAGAAAAACCGGAAAAATCCAGCATACGACATCCTAAACATAAACAGCAGAGGTCCGCAAAGAGTCGGCTACTGGTCGAATCATACAGGCTTCTCAGCTGAGCCTCCGGAGACATTATACTCTAAGCCTCCAAACACATCTGCAGAACATCAACGTCTTAAGGAGATCATATGGCTAGGGGAAGTAACAAAGCCACCTCGGGGTTGGGTTTTCCCTGACAACGGAGAGCCGCTCAAAATCGGTGTGCCTGACCGTGTGAGCTACAAAAACTATGTGTCCAAGGATAACAACTCGCTTGGTGTTAAAGGCTACTGCATTGACATCTTTGAAGCTGCTATTCAATTGCTTCCATACCCTGTCCCACGTACTTATATAGTTTATGGAGATGGGAAGAGAAATCCTTCTTATGACAATCTCATAAGTGAAGTTGCTGCCAAT AATTTTGATGTAGCTGTTGGGGATGTTACTATAGTTACAAACAGAACTAAGTTTGTAGATTTCACGCAGCCATTTATGGAATCAGGGCTTGTGGTGGTAGCTCCAGTGAAGGGGGCCAAGTCTAGTCCTTGGTCATTCTTAAAACCATTCACTGTAGAGATGTGGGCTGTGACCGGAGCTTTCTTTCTCTTTGTGGGAGCCATCATTTGGATTCTCGAACACCGCTTTAAAGAAGAGTTTCGTGGACCTCCTAGGCGTCAGATCATCACCGTTTTCTG GTTTAGCTTCTCAACGATGTTCTTCTCTCAGA GGGAGAACACGGTGAGTACGCTGGGGAGGTTTGTGCTACTCATATGGTTGTTTGTGGTTCTGATCATCAACTCAAGCTACACGGCCAGTCTCACTTCGATACTCACCGTTCAACAGCTAACATCTCGGATAGAAGGAATGGACAGTCTAATAGCAAGCAACGAACCCATCGGAGTGCAAGACGGTGCATTTGCGTACAAATATCTGGTCAATGAACTTAACATACCTCCATCAAGAATCATTTCtctgaaagatgaagaagaatatCTCTCTGCTCTTCAACTTGGTCCCAGAGCTGGTGGCGTGGAAGCCATAGTCGACGAGCTTCCTTACATCAAAGCTCTGTTGTCAAACAGCAACTGCAAGTTCCGTACTGTTGGACCGGAGTTCACCCGGACAGGCTGGGGATTT GCGTTCCAGAGAGACTCTCCACTAGCAGTGGACATGTCAACAGCGATCCTGCAGCTGTCTGAAGAAGGAAAACTGGAGAATATCCGCAAGAAATGGCTTACCTACAGCCACGAATGCTTAATGCAAATTGCAGACAAAGAGAACTATCAAATCTCGGTACAGAGTTTCTGGGGGCTGTTCTTAATCTGTGGCATCGTGTGGTTCATTGTACTCACCCTCTTCTGCTGGAAAGTTTTCTGGCAATGCCAACGGTTAAGAACAGAAGAAGAGGGCGATGAAGTAAGAGTGAGTGAAGAAGCCAGTTCTTCTAGATCAGGGAGAAGTTTGAGGGCGGCGAGTTTCAAGGATTTGATCAAAGTTGTGGATAAGAGAGAAGCAGAGATCAAGGAGATGCTTAAGCAGAAGAGCAGTAAGAAACTCAAAACTAGCCAAAGCTTAGGTGAAACTCCATAA
- the LOC103867642 gene encoding glutamate receptor 3.5 isoform X2 translates to MLMLIRVFSGEPSSILFSMTQTAVDLLAPWEVMENKVVAAIGPQSSGIGHIISHVANELHVPLLSFAATDPTLSSLQFPYFLRTTQNDYFQMNAIADFVSYFRWREVVAIFVDDEYGRNGISVLGDALAKKRAKISYKAAFTPGADNSSITDLLASVNLMESRIFVAHVNPDSGLNIFSAAKSLGMMGSGYVWIATDWLLTALDSAETMDPETMDLLQGVVAFRHYTPESNKKRRFKERWKSLRSKESSGGADGFNSYAMYAYDTVWLVARALEVFFSKGNTVTLSNDPNLRKTNDSNIKLSALNVFNEGERFLQVIHEMNYTGLTGQIEFDSEKNRKNPAYDILNINSRGPQRVGYWSNHTGFSAEPPETLYSKPPNTSAEHQRLKEIIWLGEVTKPPRGWVFPDNGEPLKIGVPDRVSYKNYVSKDNNSLGVKGYCIDIFEAAIQLLPYPVPRTYIVYGDGKRNPSYDNLISEVAANNFDVAVGDVTIVTNRTKFVDFTQPFMESGLVVVAPVKGAKSSPWSFLKPFTVEMWAVTGAFFLFVGAIIWILEHRFKEEFRGPPRRQIITVFWFSFSTMFFSQRENTVSTLGRFVLLIWLFVVLIINSSYTASLTSILTVQQLTSRIEGMDSLIASNEPIGVQDGAFAYKYLVNELNIPPSRIISLKDEEEYLSALQLGPRAGGVEAIVDELPYIKALLSNSNCKFRTVGPEFTRTGWGFAFQRDSPLAVDMSTAILQLSEEGKLENIRKKWLTYSHECLMQIADKENYQISVQSFWGLFLICGIVWFIVLTLFCWKVFWQCQRLRTEEEGDEVRVSEEASSSRSGRSLRAASFKDLIKVVDKREAEIKEMLKQKSSKKLKTSQSLGETP, encoded by the exons ATGTTAATGCTGATCAGAGTATTCTCAGGAGAACCAAGCTCAATATTGTTTTCCATGACTCAAACTGCAGTGGATTTGTTGGCACCATGGGAG GTAATGGAGAACAAGGTGGTTGCAGCCATAGGTCCACAATCTTCAGGAATTGGTCACATAATCTCCCATGTAGCTAATGAGCTCCATGTACCTCTCTTGTCATTCGCAGCAACTGACCCGACGCTTTCTTCGCTACAGTTCCCTTATTTCCTTCGAACCACACAGAACGACTACTTCCAGATGAATGCTATCGCGGATTTTGTATCTTATTTCCGGTGGAGAGAAGTTGTTGCGATCTTTGTTGATGATGAGTATGGTAGGAACGGGATATCTGTATTAGGCGATGCTTTAGCCAAGAAACGTGCCAAGATCTCTTACAAGGCTGCATTTACACCTGGTGCAGATAACAGCTCGATCACTGACTTATTGGCTTCTGTTAATCTGATGGAATCACGCATCTTTGTTGCTCACGTGAATCCTGATTCGGGTTTAAACATATTCTCTGCTGCCAAGTCTCTTGGAATGATGGGCAGTGGCTATGTCTGGATCGCTACTGATTGGCTTCTTACAGCTTTGGATTCTGCGGAAACAATGGACCCAGAAACTATGGATCTCTTGCAAGGAGTGGTTGCTTTTCGCCATTACACACCTGAGAGTAACAAGAAGAGACGGTTTAAAGAAAGATGGAAAAGCCTTAGATCCAAAGAGAGTTCAGGAGGTGCTGATGGCTTCAATTCTTATGCAATGTATGCTTATGATACCGTTTGGTTGGTAGCTCGTGCTCTTGAAGTTTTCTTCAGTAAAGGCAATACAGTGACTTTGTCCAATGATCCGAATCTGAGAAAAACCAACGATAGCAACATTAAGTTATCAGCACTCAACGTTTTCAATGAAGGCGAGAGATTCCTGCAAGTCATTCATGAGATGAATTACACAGGTCTGACCGGACAAATCGAGTTTGATTCAGAGAAAAACCGGAAAAATCCAGCATACGACATCCTAAACATAAACAGCAGAGGTCCGCAAAGAGTCGGCTACTGGTCGAATCATACAGGCTTCTCAGCTGAGCCTCCGGAGACATTATACTCTAAGCCTCCAAACACATCTGCAGAACATCAACGTCTTAAGGAGATCATATGGCTAGGGGAAGTAACAAAGCCACCTCGGGGTTGGGTTTTCCCTGACAACGGAGAGCCGCTCAAAATCGGTGTGCCTGACCGTGTGAGCTACAAAAACTATGTGTCCAAGGATAACAACTCGCTTGGTGTTAAAGGCTACTGCATTGACATCTTTGAAGCTGCTATTCAATTGCTTCCATACCCTGTCCCACGTACTTATATAGTTTATGGAGATGGGAAGAGAAATCCTTCTTATGACAATCTCATAAGTGAAGTTGCTGCCAAT AATTTTGATGTAGCTGTTGGGGATGTTACTATAGTTACAAACAGAACTAAGTTTGTAGATTTCACGCAGCCATTTATGGAATCAGGGCTTGTGGTGGTAGCTCCAGTGAAGGGGGCCAAGTCTAGTCCTTGGTCATTCTTAAAACCATTCACTGTAGAGATGTGGGCTGTGACCGGAGCTTTCTTTCTCTTTGTGGGAGCCATCATTTGGATTCTCGAACACCGCTTTAAAGAAGAGTTTCGTGGACCTCCTAGGCGTCAGATCATCACCGTTTTCTG GTTTAGCTTCTCAACGATGTTCTTCTCTCAGA GGGAGAACACGGTGAGTACGCTGGGGAGGTTTGTGCTACTCATATGGTTGTTTGTGGTTCTGATCATCAACTCAAGCTACACGGCCAGTCTCACTTCGATACTCACCGTTCAACAGCTAACATCTCGGATAGAAGGAATGGACAGTCTAATAGCAAGCAACGAACCCATCGGAGTGCAAGACGGTGCATTTGCGTACAAATATCTGGTCAATGAACTTAACATACCTCCATCAAGAATCATTTCtctgaaagatgaagaagaatatCTCTCTGCTCTTCAACTTGGTCCCAGAGCTGGTGGCGTGGAAGCCATAGTCGACGAGCTTCCTTACATCAAAGCTCTGTTGTCAAACAGCAACTGCAAGTTCCGTACTGTTGGACCGGAGTTCACCCGGACAGGCTGGGGATTT GCGTTCCAGAGAGACTCTCCACTAGCAGTGGACATGTCAACAGCGATCCTGCAGCTGTCTGAAGAAGGAAAACTGGAGAATATCCGCAAGAAATGGCTTACCTACAGCCACGAATGCTTAATGCAAATTGCAGACAAAGAGAACTATCAAATCTCGGTACAGAGTTTCTGGGGGCTGTTCTTAATCTGTGGCATCGTGTGGTTCATTGTACTCACCCTCTTCTGCTGGAAAGTTTTCTGGCAATGCCAACGGTTAAGAACAGAAGAAGAGGGCGATGAAGTAAGAGTGAGTGAAGAAGCCAGTTCTTCTAGATCAGGGAGAAGTTTGAGGGCGGCGAGTTTCAAGGATTTGATCAAAGTTGTGGATAAGAGAGAAGCAGAGATCAAGGAGATGCTTAAGCAGAAGAGCAGTAAGAAACTCAAAACTAGCCAAAGCTTAGGTGAAACTCCATAA